Genomic segment of Streptomyces sp. NBC_01210:
GACGGCAAGACCCGGCTCGATCGATGGGAGCCCGAACTCAACTCGGCGGAACCACGGCGCGTGACCGACACCACCACACCCCGCTTCATCGGCCGGACCTACACGCGCCTCACGCTCGGCGACGCGCTCACATCCCAGGACCGGGAACGGCTCACCGGCTGGCTGCTCGCCAACACGACCAGCGGCGACAGATTCCGCGCCGGCCTTCCCGCCGACTGGATTGTGGCCGACAAGACCGGTGGCGGGAGGTACGGCGGCAACAACGACGTGGGCATCACTTGGCCGCCGGACGGCGCACCGATCGTGATGGCCGTCCTGACGACCAAACACGAGGAAGACGCGTCGGCTGACCATCCGCTGGTGGCCAGCACCGCCGCACTGCTGGCGGCGGCACTCATCTAGGGTCGGTTACGGAAGTGCTGGTCACAGGCACTCGAACTGCGGGGAGTCCCCCCGCTGCCCGGTGGTGATCACGATGGACATGGGCTTCTGTCCTTGCTCGACGGCCAGGTGCAGCCCGGTGGTCAGGCCGCCGCGCGAACGTCCGAGGCCGTGGTCGTCGGGCTCGGTGGCGACGCCGCCGGGCGGCTCCTTCTGCAAGTACTGCAAGTCCCCATGTTCCTCGCTCCTGCGGCGTGCTGGTCGGCACGGCAGGCGGTGGCGTCGATGTTGAGGTCCCAGGACCGCCGCGAACACATCGGTTGCGTGATCTCTCCTTCGGGGGCAACGTGTGGCCGCCAGGCCGCGTCCTTCTGGGCGTGATCGAACTTCTCGACCCTTCCAGCCCTGACGACTACGAAGGGGCCGTGCGGCCAGGCCCGCTGTGGCGCCACGCCTTGTGGGTGGCGGTCATCACCGTCCTCGGGGTGGGCCTGGGTTGGGCCGGCGCCTTGTACCGTATCGGCCCCGAGGAGTACGGGCTGCCGTCCGCCGCTCCGGGGGCACTCTGGCCGTATCTGCTCGCTTGGACCGCGACCGGCCTGGCGGCGGCAGCCGCACTGCGTGCTGCCGCCGCCAGGGTGCCGGTCTATGCCCCGGAAGGGATCGCGGTCGTGCTCACCATGCTGGGCACCCGGCTCTCGCTGGGCTGGCGGCCGGAGGCGCCGGTGCTGGGTGCGATGGCTGGGGCCGCGCTGACGGCGGCGGCCATATGGTGCGCCCTTGCGCTGCGCTCCGGCTCTCATGGCAACCGCGGCGGGGGAGGTACCTCTGGCGGGTGAGGGGGGAAGTCGACGTCACGAAGCCTCAGGGCCACCCAGACCGACGGGAATTCGCTGGGGCAGCGGGTTCAGAAGTCCGTGGAGGATTGGGTGACCTCGGCCAGGACGGCGCTGAGCAAGTGAGGGAAGCGGGCGTCGAGTTCGGCCCGGCGCAAGGACACCAGGCGAGTCTTGCCGCTGGTGCGCGTGGAGGTATTGCCCGCCTCGCGCAGCATCCGCCAGTGGTTCGACAGCGTGGAGCGCGGAACGGTGATCCCTTCAGGGCCGCACGTGACTTCACCGTTCGCCGTCAGGCACCGCAGTAGCTCCAGACGCGCGGGGTCACCGAGGGCATGCAGCACGGCCGCCCAGGTCGAAGCCTGCGGGCTTGGGCTGACTCAGAGTGCGTACGTCTCCGCCTCGGGCCTGCAACTAGT
This window contains:
- a CDS encoding ArsR/SmtB family transcription factor, encoding MLHALGDPARLELLRCLTANGEVTCGPEGITVPRSTLSNHWRMLREAGNTSTRTSGKTRLVSLRRAELDARFPHLLSAVLAEVTQSSTDF